In the genome of Mycobacterium kansasii ATCC 12478, one region contains:
- a CDS encoding HAD hydrolase-like protein gives MKSLAQQYDCLLIDLDGTVFRGRRATEGAVQSLAGVSSRKLFVTNNASRSADEVAAHLRELGFDAYGNDVVTSAQSAARVLADQLPPGSPVLIVGTDALAAEVATVGLHPVRRWDDGPVAVVQGLSMTTGWPELAEAALAIRAGALWVAANVDPTLPTERGLLPGNGSLVAALRAATGAEPQVAGKPGPQLMADAIARGDWRAPLVIGDRLDTDIEGAHAAGLPSLMVLSGVNSARDAVFAPPRQRPTYLGHDLRCLHQDGELLAIGSQPGWRVDVADTTVTVSATGDQDGDDLSVVRAVASAVWDAHPDGRPVSIGAGDEAARDALRRWSLEHGD, from the coding sequence GTGAAAAGTCTTGCGCAGCAGTATGATTGCCTGCTGATCGACCTGGATGGGACGGTATTTCGCGGCCGCCGGGCCACCGAGGGCGCGGTCCAATCGCTGGCGGGGGTGAGCAGTCGAAAACTCTTCGTCACCAACAACGCGTCGCGCAGCGCCGACGAGGTCGCGGCGCATCTGCGCGAACTCGGCTTCGATGCCTACGGTAACGACGTGGTCACCAGCGCGCAGAGCGCCGCCCGGGTGCTGGCCGATCAGCTCCCTCCAGGTTCACCGGTGCTGATTGTGGGTACCGACGCGCTGGCCGCCGAGGTCGCCACGGTGGGGCTGCATCCGGTGCGTCGCTGGGACGACGGACCGGTTGCCGTGGTTCAAGGCCTCTCGATGACCACCGGCTGGCCGGAGCTTGCCGAGGCCGCGCTGGCCATCCGGGCCGGCGCCCTGTGGGTGGCGGCCAACGTCGACCCCACCTTGCCCACCGAGCGCGGCCTGCTGCCGGGCAACGGGTCACTGGTCGCGGCGCTGCGAGCGGCCACCGGTGCCGAGCCGCAAGTGGCCGGTAAGCCGGGTCCGCAATTGATGGCGGACGCCATAGCCCGCGGCGATTGGCGCGCGCCGCTGGTGATCGGCGATCGGCTCGACACCGACATCGAAGGCGCCCACGCCGCCGGGCTGCCGAGCCTGATGGTGCTCAGTGGGGTCAACAGCGCGCGAGATGCGGTGTTCGCGCCACCTCGGCAGCGTCCCACCTATCTCGGCCACGATCTGCGCTGCCTGCACCAGGATGGCGAGCTGCTGGCGATAGGGTCACAGCCGGGCTGGCGGGTCGACGTGGCCGACACGACGGTGACGGTCAGCGCCACCGGTGACCAGGACGGGGACGACCTCTCGGTGGTACGTGCCGTCGCGAGCGCGGTCTGGGACGCGCATCCGGACGGACGGCCAGTCAGTATCGGGGCCGGCGACGAGGCGGCCCGCGACGCATTGCGCCGCTGGTCCCTCGAGCACGGCGACTAG
- a CDS encoding TlyA family RNA methyltransferase: MARRARVDVELVRRGLARSRHQAAELIEAGKVRIDGLPVVKPATAVAPSAALTVAVDGARGWVSRGAHKLIGALDAFAVPVQGRRCLDAGASTGGFTEVLLDRGAAEVVAVDVGYGQLAWSLRNDPRVAVVERTNVRDVSPEAIGGSVDLIVADLSFISLGTVLPALIDCASPGADIVPMVKPQFEVGKGQVGPGGVVSDPQLRADAVLAVSRRADELGWHTVGVAASPLPGPSGNVEYFLWLRAQTDRWLAGDELVDAVRRATSMGPQ, from the coding sequence GTGGCACGGCGTGCCCGCGTTGACGTCGAGCTGGTGCGGCGCGGCCTCGCGCGATCCCGTCACCAGGCTGCGGAATTGATCGAAGCCGGCAAGGTGCGCATCGACGGCCTGCCGGTGGTCAAGCCGGCGACCGCCGTGGCCCCCAGCGCGGCGTTGACCGTCGCGGTGGATGGCGCCCGCGGCTGGGTATCGCGGGGGGCCCACAAACTCATCGGTGCGCTGGACGCCTTCGCGGTTCCCGTTCAAGGCCGACGCTGCCTGGACGCGGGCGCGTCGACCGGCGGGTTCACCGAGGTGCTGCTGGACCGCGGTGCCGCCGAAGTGGTTGCCGTCGATGTCGGTTACGGCCAGCTGGCCTGGTCGCTGCGTAACGATCCGCGAGTGGCGGTCGTCGAGCGGACCAATGTGCGTGACGTGTCGCCCGAGGCGATCGGCGGCTCCGTCGACCTCATCGTGGCCGACCTCTCGTTCATCTCGCTGGGCACGGTGTTGCCCGCGCTGATTGACTGTGCGTCGCCGGGCGCAGATATCGTTCCCATGGTGAAGCCACAGTTCGAGGTGGGCAAGGGGCAGGTCGGTCCCGGCGGGGTGGTTTCGGACCCGCAGTTGCGCGCGGATGCGGTGCTGGCTGTCTCGCGGCGTGCGGACGAGCTGGGTTGGCACACCGTCGGTGTCGCCGCCAGCCCGCTTCCGGGCCCGTCGGGCAACGTCGAATACTTCCTGTGGTTGCGCGCACAGACCGATCGGTGGTTGGCCGGCGACGAACTGGTGGACGCGGTGCGGCGGGCGACGAGCATGGGCCCGCAGTGA
- a CDS encoding NAD kinase, which yields MTSQQSTERTVLLVVHTGRDEATETARRVEKVLGDNKIGLRVLSAEAVNRGSLRLAPDDMRARGVQIEVVNADPHAADGCELVLVLGGDGTFLRAAELARNASIPVLGVNLGRIGFLAEAEAEAIDLVLEHVVARDYRVEDRLTLDVAVRHGGRVIDQGWALNEASLEKGPRLGVLGVVVEIDGRPVSAFGCDGVLVSTPTGSTAYAFSAGGPVLWPDLEAILVVPNNAHALFGRPMVTSPDARIAIEIEADGHDALVFCDGRREMLIPAGGRLEVTRCDTPVRWARLDSAPFTDRLVTKFQLPVTGWRGK from the coding sequence GTGACGTCGCAGCAGAGCACCGAGCGCACCGTCTTACTGGTGGTCCACACCGGACGCGACGAAGCTACCGAGACCGCGCGGCGCGTCGAGAAAGTACTGGGCGACAACAAGATTGGACTTCGAGTGCTGTCCGCCGAGGCGGTCAACCGCGGATCGTTACGCCTGGCTCCCGACGACATGCGAGCCCGGGGCGTCCAGATCGAGGTGGTGAATGCCGACCCGCACGCCGCCGATGGCTGCGAGTTGGTGCTGGTGCTCGGCGGTGACGGCACCTTCTTGCGGGCAGCCGAGCTGGCCCGCAACGCCAGCATTCCGGTGTTGGGTGTCAACCTGGGCCGGATCGGATTCCTGGCCGAAGCCGAGGCCGAGGCTATCGACCTGGTGCTCGAGCACGTGGTGGCGCGGGACTACCGGGTGGAAGACCGGCTGACCCTCGATGTCGCGGTGCGCCACGGTGGCCGCGTCATCGACCAGGGCTGGGCGCTCAACGAAGCGAGCCTGGAAAAGGGCCCCCGGCTGGGCGTGCTGGGGGTGGTCGTCGAAATCGACGGCCGTCCGGTGTCGGCTTTCGGCTGCGACGGGGTGCTGGTGTCGACGCCGACCGGGTCCACCGCCTATGCGTTCTCGGCGGGCGGCCCGGTGTTGTGGCCGGATCTCGAGGCGATCTTGGTGGTGCCCAACAACGCTCACGCGTTGTTCGGCCGGCCGATGGTCACCAGTCCGGATGCCCGCATCGCGATCGAGATAGAGGCTGACGGTCACGACGCCCTGGTGTTCTGCGACGGCCGCCGCGAAATGCTGATACCCGCCGGCGGGCGGCTCGAGGTGACCCGCTGTGACACACCGGTGAGATGGGCACGGTTGGACAGCGCGCCGTTCACCGACCGTCTGGTGACCAAGTTCCAGTTGCCAGTGACCGGTTGGCGCGGGAAGTAA
- the recN gene encoding DNA repair protein RecN has protein sequence MLTEIRIESLGAISTATAEFDRGLTVLTGETGTGKTMVVTGLQLLGGARADPTRVRSGADRAVVEGRFTTTDLDDATVARLDEILDASGAQRDEDDSVIALRSVSGNGPSRAYLGGRSVPAKSLSGFTNELLALHGQNDQLRLLRPDEQRGAVDRFAASGPACERYRKLRDTWLSARRDLSDRRNRARELAQEADRLQFALNEIDAVDPQPGEDEALVADIVRLSELDTLREAASVARAALSGAPDDTFGVGATECLGRARAALESTDDTALRALADQIGEALTVIVDAAGELGNYVDGLPADASALDAKLARQAQLRTLTRKYAADIDGVLRWARASRDRLGQLDVSEEGLAALERRAEQLERELAQAAVDLSKIRRKAAKKLATEVTAELSALAMADAEFTIGVTTDLAEHDDPVALTLPSGEPARAGADGIDHVEFGFAAHRGMTVLPLAKSASGGELSRVMLALEVVLATSRKQTVGTTMVFDEVDAGVGGRAAVQIGRRLAKLARTHQVIVVTHLPQVAAYADVHLTVHSTGRDGASGVRRLNAEERVAELARMLAGLGESDSGRAHARELLDAAQNDEI, from the coding sequence GTGCTCACTGAGATCCGCATCGAGTCGCTGGGCGCCATCAGCACCGCGACCGCCGAGTTCGATCGCGGGCTGACCGTGCTCACCGGCGAGACCGGTACCGGCAAGACCATGGTGGTCACCGGGTTGCAGCTGCTGGGCGGTGCGCGCGCCGACCCGACCCGGGTGCGATCCGGGGCCGATCGTGCCGTCGTCGAAGGCCGGTTCACCACAACCGATCTCGACGATGCCACGGTCGCCAGGCTCGACGAGATCCTGGACGCTTCGGGGGCGCAGCGCGACGAGGACGACAGCGTGATCGCATTGCGCTCGGTCAGCGGTAACGGGCCGTCGCGCGCATACCTCGGCGGTCGCAGCGTGCCCGCCAAGTCGCTCAGCGGTTTCACCAACGAGCTACTGGCCCTGCATGGGCAAAACGACCAGTTGCGGTTGCTGCGACCGGACGAACAACGTGGCGCGGTGGACCGCTTCGCGGCCAGCGGACCCGCGTGCGAGCGCTATCGCAAGCTGCGCGACACGTGGCTGTCGGCGCGGCGAGACCTGTCTGACCGGCGTAACCGGGCGCGCGAGCTGGCCCAGGAGGCGGACCGGTTGCAGTTTGCCCTCAACGAGATCGACGCGGTCGACCCGCAGCCGGGCGAGGACGAGGCGCTGGTCGCTGACATCGTGCGGCTCTCCGAGCTGGACACCCTGCGCGAGGCCGCGTCGGTGGCGCGCGCGGCATTGTCCGGCGCGCCCGATGACACGTTCGGCGTCGGCGCCACCGAATGCCTCGGGCGCGCCCGGGCGGCTCTTGAATCGACCGACGATACCGCGCTGCGGGCGCTGGCCGATCAAATCGGCGAGGCGTTGACGGTGATTGTCGATGCGGCCGGGGAGCTCGGCAATTATGTCGACGGGCTGCCGGCCGATGCCAGCGCTCTAGACGCCAAACTGGCCCGCCAAGCCCAACTGCGCACCCTGACCCGCAAGTACGCCGCCGATATCGACGGGGTGCTGCGGTGGGCCCGGGCCTCCCGTGACCGGCTGGGCCAACTCGACGTCTCCGAAGAGGGCTTGGCGGCGCTGGAGCGCCGCGCCGAGCAACTGGAGCGCGAATTAGCCCAAGCAGCAGTCGATCTGAGCAAGATTCGGCGCAAAGCGGCCAAGAAGTTGGCCACCGAGGTCACGGCGGAGCTGTCCGCCCTGGCGATGGCCGACGCCGAGTTCACCATCGGCGTGACCACCGACCTGGCCGAGCACGACGATCCCGTTGCATTGACATTGCCGTCGGGCGAGCCGGCCCGCGCCGGTGCCGACGGCATCGACCACGTCGAGTTCGGCTTCGCTGCACACCGCGGCATGACCGTGCTGCCGCTGGCCAAGAGTGCATCCGGCGGTGAGTTGTCCCGGGTGATGCTGGCGCTGGAAGTAGTGCTGGCGACATCGCGGAAACAAACGGTCGGCACCACGATGGTGTTCGACGAGGTCGACGCCGGGGTCGGCGGCAGGGCGGCCGTCCAGATCGGGCGACGCCTGGCGAAGCTGGCGCGCACCCACCAGGTCATCGTGGTCACGCACCTGCCCCAGGTGGCTGCCTATGCCGACGTGCATTTGACGGTGCACAGCACCGGACGCGACGGCGCCAGCGGGGTACGTCGGCTGAACGCCGAGGAGCGGGTGGCCGAGCTGGCCAGGATGCTGGCCGGGCTGGGTGAGTCGGACAGCGGTCGCGCCCACGCCCGTGAGCTGCTCGACGCCGCGCAGAACGACGAGATCTAG
- the steA gene encoding putative cytokinetic ring protein SteA, whose amino-acid sequence MKMSALLSRNTARPGLVGTARVDRNVDRLLRRVCPGDIVVLDILDLDRITADALVEADVAAVVNASSSVSGRYPNLGPEVLVNNGVTLIDETGPEVFKKVKDGSKIRLYEGGLYSGDRRLVRGTERSDHDIADLMREAKSGLAAHLEAFAGNTIEFIKSESPLLIDGIGIPDIDVDMRRRHVVVVGEEPRAADDVKALKPFIKEYQPVLVGVGTGADVLRKAGYRPQLIVGDPDQISTEVLKCGAQVVLPADADGHAPGLERIQDLGVGAMTFPAAGSAIDLALLLADHHGAALLVTAGHTANIETFFDRTRAQSNPSTFLTRLRVGEKLVDAKAVATLYRNHISAGAIALLALTMLIAIIVVLWVSRTDGVVLHWIIDYWNRFSLWVQNLVT is encoded by the coding sequence ATGAAGATGTCAGCACTTCTGTCTCGTAACACCGCCCGGCCAGGCCTGGTCGGCACCGCCCGCGTCGACCGGAACGTCGACCGCCTGCTGCGCAGGGTCTGTCCCGGCGACATCGTGGTCCTCGACATCCTGGACCTGGACCGCATCACCGCGGACGCACTGGTGGAAGCTGACGTCGCCGCCGTCGTCAACGCATCGTCGTCGGTATCGGGCCGCTACCCGAACCTGGGGCCCGAGGTATTGGTCAACAACGGGGTCACCCTGATCGACGAGACCGGACCCGAGGTCTTCAAGAAGGTCAAGGACGGTTCGAAGATCCGGTTGTACGAAGGCGGCCTGTATTCGGGCGACCGCCGGCTGGTCCGCGGTACCGAGCGCAGCGACCACGACATCGCCGACCTGATGCGGGAGGCCAAGAGTGGGCTCGCTGCGCACCTGGAAGCGTTCGCCGGCAACACGATCGAGTTCATCAAGAGCGAGAGCCCGCTGCTGATCGACGGAATCGGCATCCCCGACATCGACGTAGACATGCGCCGCCGGCACGTGGTGGTCGTCGGGGAAGAGCCAAGGGCCGCCGACGATGTGAAAGCTCTCAAACCGTTCATCAAGGAGTACCAGCCGGTGCTGGTCGGTGTCGGCACCGGCGCGGACGTGTTGCGTAAGGCCGGGTACCGTCCGCAGCTGATCGTCGGCGACCCCGACCAGATCAGCACCGAGGTGCTCAAGTGCGGCGCCCAGGTGGTGTTGCCCGCCGACGCCGACGGCCACGCGCCCGGGCTGGAGCGCATCCAGGATCTCGGTGTCGGGGCGATGACGTTCCCGGCCGCCGGCTCGGCGATCGACCTGGCGTTGCTGCTTGCCGACCACCACGGCGCCGCACTGCTGGTCACCGCCGGCCACACCGCCAACATCGAGACCTTCTTCGACCGGACGCGGGCGCAAAGCAACCCGTCGACCTTCCTCACCAGGCTGCGGGTGGGGGAGAAGCTGGTAGACGCCAAGGCGGTCGCGACGTTGTACCGTAACCACATTTCGGCTGGCGCCATTGCGCTGTTGGCGTTGACGATGCTGATCGCCATCATCGTCGTCTTGTGGGTGTCCCGCACCGATGGTGTGGTGCTGCACTGGATCATCGACTACTGGAACCGCTTCTCCCTCTGGGTGCAGAACCTGGTGACCTGA
- a CDS encoding copper transporter: protein MISLRQHAISLAAVFLALAIGVVLGSGFFSDTLLSSLRNEKRDLAAQISGLNDQRNALNEKLSAANTFDNQVLGRIVHDALAGKAVVIFRTPDAKDDDVAMVSKIVGQAGGSVTGTVSLTQEFVEANSAEKLRSVVNSSILPAGTQLSTKLVDQGSQAGDLLGIALLSPVNPANPPAPPVDDAQRDTVLAALRETGFITYPPADHFGVANAAIVITGGGLPADAGNQGASVARFAAALAPHGSGTVLAGRDGSSTGSAAVAVTRADAGMAATVSTVDDVDAAPGRITAILALHDLINGGRPAHYGTGHGATSVTVPQ from the coding sequence ATGATCTCGTTACGCCAACACGCGATTTCGCTGGCTGCCGTCTTCCTGGCGCTGGCGATCGGAGTCGTGCTCGGTTCGGGCTTCTTCTCCGATACGCTGCTGTCCAGCCTGCGTAACGAGAAGCGGGACCTGGCCGCCCAGATCAGCGGACTCAACGACCAACGCAACGCGCTCAACGAAAAGCTCAGCGCGGCAAATACTTTCGATAACCAGGTGCTCGGGCGGATAGTGCACGACGCGTTGGCCGGCAAGGCGGTGGTGATATTTCGGACCCCGGATGCCAAGGACGACGACGTCGCCATGGTGTCGAAAATCGTCGGGCAGGCCGGAGGTTCGGTCACCGGAACCGTGTCGCTGACCCAGGAGTTCGTCGAAGCCAACTCGGCGGAAAAGCTGCGGTCGGTGGTGAATTCGTCGATCCTGCCCGCCGGTACGCAGCTGAGCACCAAGCTCGTCGACCAGGGTTCCCAGGCCGGTGACCTGCTCGGGATCGCCCTGCTGAGCCCCGTCAACCCGGCCAACCCGCCGGCGCCACCGGTCGACGACGCCCAGCGCGACACCGTGCTGGCGGCGCTGCGCGAGACCGGCTTCATCACCTATCCGCCCGCCGACCACTTCGGAGTGGCAAACGCGGCCATCGTCATCACCGGCGGGGGCCTGCCCGCAGATGCCGGCAACCAGGGGGCCAGCGTGGCGCGGTTCGCCGCTGCGCTGGCGCCGCACGGTTCCGGCACCGTGCTCGCCGGCCGGGATGGCTCGTCGACGGGCAGCGCGGCCGTCGCAGTCACCCGCGCCGATGCCGGCATGGCCGCCACCGTCAGCACCGTCGACGACGTCGACGCCGCGCCCGGCCGCATCACGGCGATCCTGGCCCTGCACGACCTCATCAACGGCGGGCGACCGGCCCACTATGGCACCGGTCACGGGGCCACGTCGGTGACTGTTCCCCAATAG
- a CDS encoding CTP synthase, with protein sequence MRKHPQTVTKHLFVSGGVASSLGKGLTASSLGQLLTARGLQVTMQKLDPYLNVDPGTMNPFQHGEVFVTEDGAETDLDVGHYERFLDRDLSGSANVTTGQVYSTVIAKERRGEYLGDTVQVIPHITDEIKRRIMAMAEPNPGGRRPDVVITEIGGTVGDIESQPFLEAARQVRHDLGRENVFFLHVSLVPYLAPSGELKTKPTQHSVAALRSIGITPDALILRCDRDVPEALKNKIALMCDVDIDGVISTPDAPSIYDIPKVLHREELDAFVVRRLNLPFRDVDWTEWDDLLRRVHEPHESVRIALVGKYVELSDAYLSVIEALRAGGFKHRAKVEILWVGSDDCQTDGGVAAALGDVHGVLIPGGFGIRGIEGKIAAISYARARGLPVLGLCLGLQCIVIEAARSVGLSQANSAEFEPDTPDPVISTMADQQHIVAGEADLGGTMRLGAYPAVLEPDSIVAQAYQSTQVSERHRHRYEVNNAYRERIARSGLRFSGTSPDGHLVEFVEYPRDQHPFLVGTQAHPELKSRPTRPHPLFVAFVKAAIDYKGGELLPVDIPEMSEPASNGNERRSEHRDGVAQPLPEPATRG encoded by the coding sequence TTGCGCAAGCATCCGCAAACTGTCACCAAGCACCTCTTCGTCAGCGGCGGGGTCGCATCGTCCCTCGGCAAGGGATTGACGGCGAGTAGCCTCGGCCAGCTGCTGACCGCCCGCGGGTTGCAGGTCACGATGCAGAAACTCGATCCGTACCTCAACGTCGACCCGGGCACCATGAACCCGTTCCAGCACGGCGAGGTTTTTGTCACCGAGGATGGCGCCGAGACCGATCTCGACGTCGGCCACTACGAGCGTTTCCTTGATCGCGACCTGTCCGGCTCGGCGAATGTGACTACCGGACAAGTGTATTCGACGGTGATCGCCAAAGAACGCCGTGGCGAATACCTCGGTGACACCGTCCAGGTGATCCCGCACATCACCGACGAGATCAAGCGGCGCATCATGGCGATGGCCGAACCCAACCCGGGCGGACGCCGCCCCGACGTCGTGATCACCGAAATCGGCGGCACCGTGGGCGATATCGAGTCGCAGCCGTTTCTGGAGGCGGCGCGCCAGGTGCGCCACGACCTGGGCCGGGAGAACGTGTTCTTTCTGCATGTGTCGCTGGTGCCTTACCTGGCCCCGTCCGGCGAGCTCAAGACCAAGCCGACGCAACACTCGGTGGCCGCACTGCGCAGCATCGGTATCACTCCGGATGCGCTGATCCTGCGTTGCGACCGCGATGTCCCCGAAGCGCTGAAAAACAAGATCGCACTGATGTGTGACGTCGACATCGACGGCGTGATCTCCACTCCGGACGCACCCTCCATCTACGACATCCCCAAGGTGTTGCACCGCGAGGAACTGGACGCGTTCGTCGTCCGCCGGCTCAACCTGCCGTTCCGTGACGTCGACTGGACCGAATGGGACGACTTGTTACGCAGGGTGCACGAACCGCACGAGTCGGTCCGAATTGCGTTGGTGGGAAAGTACGTTGAGCTATCCGACGCGTATCTGTCGGTGATCGAGGCGTTGCGTGCCGGCGGGTTCAAGCACCGCGCCAAAGTCGAGATCCTCTGGGTGGGTTCCGACGATTGCCAGACCGATGGCGGGGTCGCGGCCGCGCTGGGAGATGTCCACGGAGTGCTGATTCCGGGCGGGTTCGGCATCCGCGGCATCGAGGGCAAGATCGCTGCCATCTCGTATGCCCGGGCGCGGGGCTTGCCGGTGTTGGGGCTGTGTCTGGGCCTGCAGTGCATCGTGATCGAAGCCGCCCGTTCGGTCGGTCTGAGCCAGGCGAATTCGGCCGAATTCGAACCGGATACCCCCGATCCGGTGATCTCCACGATGGCCGACCAGCAACACATCGTGGCCGGCGAGGCGGATCTGGGCGGCACCATGCGCCTGGGTGCCTACCCCGCGGTGCTGGAGCCGGATTCCATTGTGGCACAGGCATATCAATCGACCCAGGTGTCCGAGCGACACCGGCACCGCTACGAGGTCAACAATGCCTACCGGGAGCGGATCGCCCGCAGCGGCCTTCGGTTTTCCGGGACCTCGCCCGACGGCCATTTGGTCGAGTTCGTCGAGTACCCGCGTGACCAGCACCCGTTCCTGGTCGGCACCCAGGCGCACCCCGAGTTGAAGAGCCGGCCCACCCGCCCGCATCCGCTGTTCGTCGCATTCGTCAAGGCGGCCATCGACTACAAGGGAGGCGAGCTGCTGCCCGTCGACATCCCGGAAATGTCCGAGCCCGCCTCGAACGGAAACGAGCGGCGATCCGAGCATCGCGACGGCGTCGCGCAGCCGCTACCTGAGCCCGCGACTCGTGGCTGA
- a CDS encoding NUDIX domain-containing protein, whose product MAEHDFETISSEILHTGAIFALRRDRVRMPGDTTAVREVVEHYGAVGVVAVDDDGNIPLVYQYRHPFGRRLWELPAGLLDASGEPAHLTAARELQEEAGLQAATWQVLVDLDSTPGFSDESVRVYLATGLSAAEQPEAHHEEADMTVQWFPLEEAARKVFSGEIVNAIAVAGILAAQAVTGGLGQPRPVDSPWIDKPTAFMARKTAR is encoded by the coding sequence GTGGCTGAGCACGACTTCGAGACGATATCGTCCGAAATCTTGCATACCGGGGCGATTTTCGCGCTGCGGCGGGACCGGGTGCGAATGCCGGGTGACACCACCGCCGTCCGAGAAGTCGTCGAGCATTATGGTGCGGTCGGCGTCGTCGCGGTCGACGACGACGGCAACATCCCGTTGGTCTATCAGTACCGCCACCCGTTCGGCCGGCGGCTGTGGGAGCTGCCGGCCGGATTGCTGGATGCCTCTGGGGAGCCGGCGCATCTCACTGCCGCCCGCGAGCTGCAGGAAGAGGCCGGTTTGCAGGCCGCTACCTGGCAGGTGCTTGTCGACCTCGACTCCACGCCGGGCTTCAGCGACGAATCGGTGCGGGTCTATCTGGCCACCGGACTCAGCGCGGCGGAGCAACCCGAGGCGCACCACGAAGAGGCCGACATGACGGTGCAATGGTTTCCCCTCGAAGAGGCCGCGCGGAAGGTGTTCAGCGGCGAAATCGTCAATGCCATTGCGGTAGCGGGGATTTTGGCCGCGCAGGCGGTAACCGGTGGGTTGGGCCAACCGCGCCCGGTGGACAGCCCCTGGATCGACAAGCCGACGGCCTTCATGGCGCGAAAGACCGCGCGGTGA
- the xerD gene encoding site-specific tyrosine recombinase XerD, translated as MTTLTLDTQLQGYLDHLAIERGVAANTLSSYRRDLRRYTKHLEDRGITDLAAVGEDDVSDFLVALRRGDPDSGATALAAVSAARALIAVRGLHRFAAAEGLAELDVARAVRPPTPGRRLPKSLTVDQVLALLEGAGGDNPADGPLTLRNRALLELLYSTGSRISEAVGLDVDDVDTHARSVLLRGKGGKQRLVPVGRPAVHALDAYLVRGRPDLARRGRGTAAIFLNARGGRLSRQSAWQVLQDAAECAGITAGVSPHMLRHSFATHLLEGGADVRVVQELLGHASVTTTQIYTLVTVHALREVWAGAHPRAT; from the coding sequence GTGACAACACTGACCCTGGACACACAACTGCAGGGCTACCTTGACCATCTGGCGATCGAACGCGGCGTGGCGGCCAACACCCTGAGCTCCTACCGGCGAGACCTGCGTCGCTACACCAAGCACCTCGAAGACCGGGGGATCACCGACCTGGCCGCCGTCGGTGAGGACGACGTCAGTGACTTTCTGGTGGCACTGCGGCGCGGCGATCCCGATTCCGGGGCGACGGCGCTGGCTGCGGTGTCAGCGGCCCGGGCCCTGATCGCGGTGCGCGGGCTGCATCGGTTCGCCGCTGCCGAAGGCCTGGCCGAGTTGGATGTGGCACGCGCGGTCCGGCCGCCGACACCGGGCCGGCGGCTGCCCAAGAGTCTGACGGTCGACCAGGTGCTGGCCCTGCTGGAAGGCGCGGGCGGCGACAACCCGGCCGACGGGCCGCTGACGCTGCGCAACCGGGCACTGCTGGAGCTGCTGTATTCCACCGGGTCGCGCATCTCCGAAGCCGTCGGTCTGGACGTGGACGATGTCGATACACACGCCCGGTCGGTGTTGTTGCGCGGCAAGGGCGGTAAACAACGGTTGGTTCCGGTGGGCCGGCCGGCGGTGCACGCGCTGGACGCCTACCTGGTGCGTGGGCGCCCGGATTTGGCCCGCCGGGGCCGCGGCACGGCGGCGATCTTTCTCAACGCCCGCGGCGGCCGGTTGTCACGGCAAAGCGCATGGCAGGTGCTGCAGGATGCGGCCGAGTGCGCCGGGATCACCGCGGGCGTGTCGCCGCACATGCTGCGACATTCGTTCGCCACCCACCTGCTCGAGGGCGGCGCCGATGTCCGCGTGGTGCAGGAATTGCTGGGTCATGCCTCGGTGACGACGACGCAGATCTACACGCTGGTCACCGTTCACGCGTTGCGGGAGGTGTGGGCCGGAGCCCACCCGCGTGCGACGTGA